A stretch of the Papaver somniferum cultivar HN1 chromosome 6, ASM357369v1, whole genome shotgun sequence genome encodes the following:
- the LOC113291685 gene encoding uncharacterized protein LOC113291685: MVSSSSDYSSSSSEEDSRIPVAKTRAKTNRAEESKPSAPLNNHRVTYAELMKRKVEDDRMDDYRRRRDRVQRRVLAAEEKLRSRAYDVTSDSDTSEDEPVWVPQDLNIKPDRRTREIEKLVKDDLEAEREKEEYWDSLYSDPEIHPDFFNDPDSDSDEEFEEDSAKDDDDESDNSGKSDDSNESDE, translated from the coding sequence ATGGTGTCTTCCAGCAGCGACTACTCTTCTAGCTCTTCTGAGGAGGATTCCAGGATCCCTGTGGCTAAAACGCGTGCTAAGACGAATCGTGCTGAGGAATCAAAGCCTAGTGCGCCTCTTAATAACCATAGAGTCACTTATGCTGAGCTCATGAAGAGAAAAGTCGAGGATGACAGGATGGATGATTATCGACGAAGAAGAGACCGAGTCCAGCGCAGAGTGCTAGCAGCTGAGGAGAAACTTCGATCTCGAGCTTACGATGTAACCTCTGACTCTGATACTTCGGAAGATGAACCCGTGTGGGTACCACAGGATCTTAATATTAAGCCAGACCGGCGTACCAGGGAGATCGAGAAACTGGTCAAAGATGACCTTGAAGCTGAGCGTGAAAAAGAAGAGTACTGGGATTCCTTATACAGCGATCCTGAGATTCATCCAGACTTCTTCAATGACCCTGATAGTGATtccgatgaagaatttgaagaggACTCCGCgaaagacgatgatgatgaatctgataattCTGGAAAATCTGATGACTCTAATGAATCTGACGAGTAG